The following are encoded together in the Desulfococcus multivorans genome:
- a CDS encoding YchJ family protein yields the protein MESCPCGSGLTYTECCEPLITGAQPAKTAEALLRSRYTAYAGKIVDYIVDTTHPDQQEPDSRKTVEKWSRNTEWRKLEIVNCEAGGIDDEEGTVEFKADYTEKGKPRKHHELATFKKKDGRWYFFDAGTPPIRQVVRTSPKVGRNAPCPCGSGKKYKKCCG from the coding sequence ATGGAATCATGCCCCTGTGGATCAGGCCTGACATACACCGAATGCTGTGAACCGCTGATCACCGGCGCGCAACCCGCGAAGACCGCGGAGGCCCTCCTCCGGTCCCGCTACACTGCCTATGCCGGGAAGATCGTCGATTATATCGTCGACACGACCCATCCCGATCAGCAGGAACCCGACAGCCGGAAAACAGTGGAAAAATGGTCCCGAAACACCGAATGGCGGAAACTCGAGATCGTGAACTGCGAGGCCGGCGGCATCGATGACGAGGAAGGAACGGTGGAGTTCAAGGCGGATTACACGGAAAAAGGGAAGCCTAGAAAACATCACGAACTGGCAACGTTCAAGAAAAAGGACGGCCGATGGTATTTTTTCGACGCCGGGACACCCCCGATTCGACAGGTGGTGCGCACCTCCCCCAAGGTGGGGCGGAATGCGCCGTGCCCTTGCGGAAGCGGAAAGAAATACAAGAAGTGCTGTGGCTGA